One segment of Rhodopirellula baltica SH 1 DNA contains the following:
- a CDS encoding ATP-dependent DNA ligase yields the protein MKLFAELFQRLDQTTKTNEKVAAIAQYMSAASPEDAAWAIASLSGRRVKRLVSTGLLRRLAAESAEIPDWLFEESYDSVGDLAETISLLVPAGNSPDADFRSLSDWMQNDVLPLARMDESEQSDAVRRMWAQTEGTSRLILMKLITGSFRVGVSSRLVARGIAESNGLPADVIAHRLMGDWDPTPDFIERLHSTDLNDATHSRPYPFCLAHALADDANAEGDGPDWQTLGDPSEYQAEWKWDGIRGQVIRRAGRTYIWSRGEDLMVNRWPEIERAAEFLPDGTVIDGEILASRHVSPALDDSKQAIEVLPFAQLQRRIGRKTVGKKLLTEVPVMFHAFDCLELDGNDLRAKPLGDRRDALLKMLSIHQPPSVVWNEPLSFDSWDDLAAIRSTSRHALAEGVMIKRLDAPYSVGRVRGVWWKWKLAPHTVDAVLIYAQRGHGKRASLYTDYTFAVWDEDKLVPFAKAYSGLTDAEIRKVDRFVRDNTSERFGPVRSVKPELVMELAFEGLQRSTRHKSGIATRFPRIVRWRTDKQPADADRLADLIAMLPEEESKVIASGSEEVP from the coding sequence ATGAAACTCTTTGCCGAACTCTTCCAACGCCTGGATCAGACGACGAAGACCAATGAAAAGGTCGCCGCGATCGCCCAGTACATGTCCGCCGCATCCCCCGAAGATGCCGCTTGGGCCATCGCTTCGCTGAGCGGTCGACGCGTAAAACGCTTGGTTTCCACAGGTTTATTGCGGCGATTGGCGGCTGAGTCGGCCGAGATTCCCGACTGGTTGTTCGAGGAGTCCTACGATTCGGTGGGGGATCTGGCCGAAACGATCTCGTTGCTGGTCCCAGCAGGAAACTCGCCGGATGCGGATTTCCGCAGTTTGTCAGATTGGATGCAAAATGACGTGCTGCCACTGGCTCGCATGGACGAATCCGAGCAATCTGATGCGGTGCGGAGGATGTGGGCCCAAACGGAGGGCACCTCGCGATTGATTTTGATGAAATTGATCACCGGATCGTTTCGCGTCGGTGTCAGTTCGCGATTGGTGGCCCGCGGAATCGCCGAGTCCAACGGATTGCCCGCCGACGTGATCGCTCACCGATTGATGGGCGATTGGGATCCAACGCCTGACTTCATCGAGCGGCTGCATTCGACGGACTTGAACGACGCGACTCACAGCCGGCCGTATCCGTTTTGTCTGGCTCACGCATTGGCGGACGATGCCAACGCGGAAGGCGACGGGCCCGATTGGCAAACGCTTGGCGACCCTTCGGAGTATCAAGCTGAATGGAAATGGGACGGCATCCGAGGCCAGGTGATCCGGCGTGCCGGGCGAACTTACATCTGGTCTCGCGGAGAAGATCTGATGGTCAATCGCTGGCCCGAAATTGAACGTGCGGCGGAGTTCTTGCCGGACGGCACAGTGATCGATGGTGAGATCTTGGCCAGTCGTCATGTCTCGCCGGCTTTGGACGATTCCAAACAGGCAATCGAGGTGCTTCCGTTTGCCCAGTTGCAACGCCGGATCGGACGCAAAACGGTTGGCAAAAAGTTGCTGACGGAGGTGCCCGTGATGTTCCACGCTTTTGATTGTTTGGAACTGGATGGCAACGACTTGAGAGCGAAACCCTTGGGCGACCGGCGTGACGCGTTGCTCAAGATGCTGAGCATCCATCAACCGCCCAGTGTCGTTTGGAATGAGCCGTTGTCTTTTGATTCTTGGGATGACCTCGCGGCGATTCGATCGACGAGTCGTCATGCTTTGGCCGAAGGGGTGATGATCAAACGTTTGGATGCACCTTACAGCGTCGGACGTGTTCGCGGTGTTTGGTGGAAATGGAAGCTCGCTCCGCACACCGTGGATGCTGTTTTGATCTATGCGCAACGAGGGCATGGCAAGCGAGCCAGTCTGTACACGGACTACACGTTTGCGGTTTGGGACGAAGACAAATTGGTTCCGTTCGCGAAAGCCTACAGCGGTTTGACCGACGCCGAGATTCGCAAGGTCGACCGATTTGTGCGTGACAACACCTCCGAACGTTTCGGACCGGTTCGAAGTGTCAAACCCGAGCTGGTGATGGAGCTGGCGTTTGAAGGATTGCAACGAAGCACACGACACAAGTCTGGCATCGCGACCAGATTCCCACGCATTGTTCGCTGGCGAACGGACAAGCAACCCGCCGACGCCGATCGATTGGCTGATTTGATCGCGATGTTGCCGGAGGAGGAGTCCAAAGTGATCGCAAGTGGTTCAGAGGAAGTGCCTTGA
- a CDS encoding sugar phosphate isomerase/epimerase family protein, which produces MKSHPKSHPQTSPQTSAAKSPVDRRQWLSYAAFGGAAIAAGSSQAAKVATAASANQTQPKYKFKKSINLWAFPYPDKMSLKECLQLAKDAGFDGIELNYDLDSDLSPKSGTKEFTEIRKMADEIGIAISGVCSFLFWPYPLTSNDPAERARGMELAGKMTQAAHDLGTENLLVVPGAVHMPWREDHDPTPNDVCDRRAREAIGKLLPQAEKLNVKLNMENIFFNGFLMSPMEMADFVDSFQSEHVRVHFDTGNIMEYQFPEHWIPILGDRIQNVHLKEYTKKGSDHSLEAFRPLLDGTTNWPAVLEAFNAIGYDGYLTFEYFHPYAHFPEALIYQTSDSLDRMLGKVVQP; this is translated from the coding sequence GTGAAATCCCACCCGAAGTCTCACCCACAGACCTCCCCTCAAACATCCGCCGCCAAATCGCCCGTCGATCGCCGTCAGTGGTTGAGCTACGCCGCGTTTGGCGGAGCCGCGATTGCTGCGGGGTCCTCACAAGCCGCCAAGGTTGCCACCGCAGCTTCGGCCAATCAAACGCAACCGAAATACAAATTTAAAAAGTCGATCAATCTTTGGGCGTTCCCCTACCCCGACAAAATGTCGCTGAAAGAATGCTTGCAACTGGCCAAGGACGCAGGATTCGACGGGATCGAGTTGAACTATGACCTCGACAGTGATTTGTCCCCCAAATCGGGCACCAAAGAGTTCACCGAGATTCGCAAGATGGCCGACGAAATCGGCATCGCAATCAGTGGCGTGTGTTCGTTTCTGTTTTGGCCTTACCCGCTGACCAGCAACGATCCCGCCGAGCGTGCTCGCGGAATGGAATTGGCGGGCAAGATGACACAAGCCGCTCATGACCTGGGAACGGAGAACTTGCTGGTCGTGCCAGGTGCCGTTCACATGCCATGGCGTGAAGACCACGATCCGACTCCCAACGATGTTTGCGACCGAAGAGCCCGCGAAGCGATCGGAAAGTTGCTGCCTCAAGCCGAGAAGTTGAACGTCAAACTGAACATGGAGAACATCTTCTTCAATGGCTTCCTGATGTCGCCGATGGAGATGGCCGACTTCGTGGACAGCTTTCAGAGCGAACACGTGCGAGTGCATTTCGACACGGGCAACATCATGGAATACCAATTCCCTGAGCACTGGATTCCGATCTTGGGTGACCGCATTCAAAATGTGCATTTGAAGGAATACACCAAGAAGGGATCGGATCATTCGCTCGAGGCGTTCCGCCCACTTCTCGACGGGACCACGAATTGGCCCGCCGTCTTGGAAGCTTTCAATGCCATCGGCTACGACGGTTACCTCACGTTTGAGTATTTCCACCCGTACGCGCACTTCCCCGAAGCGTTGATCTATCAAACGTCGGATTCACTTGATCGCATGCTGGGTAAAGTCGTGCAGCCGTAA
- a CDS encoding ligase-associated DNA damage response DEXH box helicase, with protein MPASASKTERIQPRALVDRFFEVRDSKPFLFQRSTWKTYLDGKSGLVHSATGTGKTLAVWMGPLLQWMKANKDPGKWNPKRPPGLQVLWVTPLKALAGDTTAAMQAAIDEMNLPWDLQGRTGDTKASLKARQMKRLPTAMVTTPESLTLMLTHERLQPQLSELKAVIVDEWHELLGTKRGVQTELALARLRRLSPTLQTWGVSATLGNLDEALESLVGPANTDDAVIIHGKSKKKTKLYSILPPVIERFPWSGHIGTRMIPEVAKEVEQASSSLIFANTRSQTEIWYQKLLAHRPDWAGQIALHHGSLDTSVRQWVENGLREGSLKTVVCTSSLDLGVDFTAVDLVIQIGSPKGAARLLQRAGRSGHQPGAISRLAFVPTNAFELIELAAAQDSIRDGKLESRPLIKSPMDVLTQHLVTIAIGGGFESSELLAEVRQTRAFESLSEQQWQFAIDFVVRGGSTLDAYPEFKRVELVDGRYVVTQKRVMSNHRMNIGTIVSDASMRVKFLKGGTLGTVEESFLSKVSIGDKFLFAGRLVELVRIDNSEAYVKRAKGAPDAVPRWMGGRLPLSSELAQGLRTKLQQAAEGDYVGPEMKRMRPLLQLQAKWSHVPAANELLIESIRTRDGYQLFFYPFAGRLAHEGLSAVLAHRMSRIEKISFSFACNDYGFVLTSPKPAPLQQALDAGLLSPDRLVADIGESLNATEMSRRGFRAIARIAGLIHGGYPGRQKPNKHLQASSNLFFEVFREYDPDNLLLHQCNEEVLENQLNASRMEDALRRIEGSQVVIREPEKVTPMGFGLLVDRLRERLSSETLAERIARMQAQLEKAATAK; from the coding sequence ATGCCCGCATCCGCTTCCAAGACCGAACGAATCCAGCCCAGGGCTTTGGTGGATCGGTTCTTTGAAGTTCGCGACTCCAAGCCGTTCTTGTTTCAACGTTCCACTTGGAAGACTTATCTCGACGGCAAAAGCGGGCTGGTCCATTCGGCGACGGGAACGGGCAAGACGCTCGCCGTTTGGATGGGGCCTTTGTTGCAGTGGATGAAAGCCAACAAGGATCCTGGCAAGTGGAACCCGAAGCGTCCGCCCGGTTTGCAAGTTTTGTGGGTGACTCCGCTAAAAGCCCTCGCGGGTGACACGACCGCGGCGATGCAGGCGGCGATTGATGAAATGAATTTGCCTTGGGATTTGCAGGGGCGAACCGGCGACACAAAGGCCAGTTTGAAGGCCCGACAAATGAAGCGGCTGCCGACCGCGATGGTGACGACGCCCGAAAGTCTGACGTTGATGCTGACCCACGAGCGATTGCAACCGCAGTTGTCAGAGCTGAAGGCGGTCATCGTCGATGAATGGCATGAGTTGCTGGGGACCAAACGAGGCGTGCAGACCGAGTTGGCTCTCGCTCGACTTCGACGTCTTTCGCCGACGTTACAAACTTGGGGCGTGTCCGCGACGCTCGGCAATTTGGACGAAGCTTTGGAATCTTTGGTGGGGCCAGCCAACACCGATGATGCGGTCATCATTCACGGTAAAAGCAAGAAGAAAACCAAGCTCTACTCGATTCTGCCGCCGGTCATCGAACGATTTCCTTGGTCCGGCCACATCGGCACACGAATGATTCCAGAGGTGGCCAAAGAGGTCGAGCAGGCCAGTTCCTCACTCATCTTCGCCAACACTCGGTCTCAAACCGAAATTTGGTATCAAAAACTGCTGGCTCATCGACCCGATTGGGCCGGCCAAATTGCGCTTCATCATGGATCGCTCGACACCAGCGTGCGGCAATGGGTGGAGAACGGGTTGCGAGAGGGCAGTTTGAAAACGGTGGTCTGCACCAGCAGTTTGGATTTGGGGGTCGACTTCACCGCCGTCGACCTTGTCATCCAAATCGGTAGTCCCAAGGGAGCGGCACGGTTGCTGCAACGAGCCGGTCGCAGTGGCCATCAACCCGGCGCGATCAGTCGGCTTGCTTTTGTACCGACCAATGCGTTCGAGCTGATCGAGCTGGCGGCGGCACAAGATTCCATTCGCGATGGAAAGCTCGAGTCACGTCCGTTGATCAAATCCCCGATGGACGTTTTGACTCAGCACTTGGTCACCATCGCGATCGGCGGCGGGTTTGAATCGAGTGAACTGCTCGCCGAAGTGCGACAAACGCGTGCCTTTGAATCGCTGTCTGAACAGCAATGGCAATTCGCGATCGACTTTGTCGTCCGCGGAGGCAGCACGCTGGATGCCTATCCAGAATTCAAACGTGTCGAACTGGTCGACGGTCGCTACGTGGTGACTCAGAAACGAGTGATGTCCAACCACCGAATGAACATCGGAACAATTGTCTCGGACGCTTCGATGCGAGTGAAGTTTCTAAAAGGCGGAACGCTGGGCACGGTCGAAGAATCGTTTCTTTCAAAAGTCAGCATCGGCGACAAGTTTTTGTTTGCCGGTCGGTTGGTCGAGTTGGTGCGGATTGACAATAGCGAGGCATACGTCAAACGAGCCAAGGGCGCACCTGATGCGGTGCCGCGATGGATGGGCGGACGATTGCCGCTGTCCAGCGAGCTTGCACAAGGCCTGCGGACCAAATTGCAGCAGGCTGCCGAGGGCGATTACGTTGGTCCAGAAATGAAACGCATGCGTCCGCTGCTGCAGTTGCAAGCGAAATGGAGTCACGTTCCTGCCGCGAACGAATTGTTGATCGAGTCGATCCGAACGCGAGATGGATACCAGCTGTTCTTTTATCCTTTCGCCGGCCGGTTGGCTCATGAGGGATTGTCCGCCGTGCTGGCACATCGCATGTCGCGGATCGAAAAGATCTCGTTCTCGTTTGCGTGCAACGACTATGGGTTTGTATTGACGTCGCCAAAGCCCGCTCCACTGCAGCAGGCTCTTGATGCCGGACTGCTGTCGCCCGATCGATTGGTCGCTGACATTGGCGAATCGCTCAACGCGACCGAGATGAGCCGTCGTGGTTTCCGAGCGATCGCGCGGATCGCTGGATTGATCCACGGTGGCTATCCCGGTCGTCAGAAGCCGAACAAGCATCTGCAGGCGAGCAGCAATTTGTTCTTCGAAGTCTTTCGCGAATATGACCCGGACAACTTGTTGCTTCACCAATGCAACGAAGAGGTCTTGGAGAACCAACTGAACGCATCGCGAATGGAAGACGCTTTGCGCCGTATTGAGGGCAGCCAAGTCGTCATTCGCGAACCTGAAAAGGTGACTCCGATGGGGTTTGGATTGCTGGTCGATCGTTTGCGAGAACGTTTGTCGAGCGAAACGCTGGCAGAACGAATCGCTCGGATGCAGGCTCAGTTGGAGAAAGCCGCCACCGCGAAATGA
- a CDS encoding glutamine--tRNA ligase/YqeY domain fusion protein → MYRRIDVNAPEPSDSATPEKTPSKHFIRQAIDADLASGRFDGVATRFPPEPNGYLHIGHAKSICLNFGLAKDMGGTCNLRFDDTNPIKEDTEYVDSIQEDVRWLGFEWDNLHFASDYFDQLYDWAEQLVKDGKAYVCDLTAEETREYRGTLTEPGKNSPHRDRTPEKNLELLRAMKAGKFKDGEKTLRAKIDMASPNINLRDPVMYRIAHVPHHRTGDKWCIYPMYDWAHGQSDSLEKITFSICTLEFEHHRPLYNWYCENLGIHHPRQIEFARLNMTFTVMSKRKLLQLVKENHVTGWDDPRMPTLVGLRRRGYTPESIRSFCADIGVAKFNSTIDVIRLENSVREHLNSVAPRRMAVLDPIKLTITNWPEGKVEMMNAINNPEDESAGSREIPFSGELYIETEDFREEAPRKFFRLKKGGSVRLRSGYIVDCHDVVKDADGNVTEVLCTYDPETKSGEDTSGRKVKGTIHWVSREHAQKVTVRNYDRLFKVENPDASSDTGSFLDHLNPDSLTTLTAHVEPALAEAAVGDRVQFERLGYYVVDPDSTDGEIIFNRIVPLRDTWGKIEAKGKK, encoded by the coding sequence TTGTACCGGCGAATCGACGTGAACGCACCCGAACCATCTGACTCGGCCACACCTGAAAAAACGCCGTCCAAACACTTCATTCGCCAAGCGATTGATGCGGATCTGGCGAGTGGACGCTTTGACGGAGTTGCCACGCGATTTCCGCCGGAACCCAACGGTTATCTCCACATCGGACACGCAAAAAGCATCTGCCTGAACTTTGGTCTGGCCAAAGACATGGGCGGCACATGCAATTTGCGATTCGATGACACCAACCCAATCAAAGAAGACACCGAATACGTCGACTCGATTCAAGAAGACGTCCGTTGGTTGGGGTTTGAGTGGGACAACTTGCACTTCGCCAGCGACTACTTCGATCAGCTTTATGATTGGGCGGAGCAACTGGTCAAAGACGGCAAGGCTTACGTTTGTGACCTGACCGCTGAGGAGACTCGCGAGTATCGCGGGACGTTGACTGAACCGGGCAAGAATTCACCTCATCGCGATCGCACTCCCGAGAAAAACTTGGAATTGCTGCGGGCGATGAAGGCGGGCAAGTTCAAAGACGGTGAGAAAACGTTGCGAGCCAAGATCGACATGGCGTCGCCAAACATCAATCTTCGCGATCCGGTGATGTACCGAATCGCTCATGTGCCGCACCATCGCACTGGCGACAAATGGTGCATCTATCCCATGTATGACTGGGCCCACGGTCAGTCCGATTCGCTGGAAAAGATCACATTCTCGATTTGCACGCTCGAGTTCGAACATCATCGGCCGCTTTACAATTGGTACTGCGAGAACCTTGGTATTCATCATCCTCGCCAAATCGAGTTCGCTCGCTTGAACATGACTTTCACCGTCATGAGCAAACGAAAACTATTGCAATTGGTGAAGGAAAATCACGTCACCGGTTGGGATGATCCTCGAATGCCGACCTTGGTTGGTTTGCGTCGTCGCGGCTACACACCCGAATCGATTCGCTCGTTCTGCGCCGACATCGGCGTGGCCAAGTTCAACAGCACGATTGATGTCATTCGGTTGGAGAATTCGGTTCGCGAACACCTGAACTCGGTCGCGCCGCGGCGGATGGCGGTTTTGGATCCGATCAAACTCACCATCACGAATTGGCCCGAGGGCAAAGTCGAAATGATGAACGCGATCAACAACCCCGAAGACGAATCCGCCGGTAGTCGCGAGATTCCATTTAGCGGTGAACTGTACATCGAGACCGAAGATTTTCGCGAAGAGGCTCCTCGCAAGTTTTTCCGTTTGAAGAAGGGCGGTTCGGTTCGTTTGCGTTCGGGCTACATCGTGGACTGTCACGACGTGGTGAAGGACGCCGATGGGAACGTCACCGAAGTCCTCTGCACCTACGATCCAGAAACCAAGAGCGGTGAAGATACCTCGGGTCGCAAGGTCAAGGGCACAATTCACTGGGTCAGTCGTGAGCACGCCCAAAAGGTGACGGTCCGGAACTACGATCGGCTGTTCAAAGTCGAGAACCCAGACGCATCATCTGACACGGGATCGTTCCTGGATCACTTGAACCCAGACTCTTTGACGACGTTGACCGCTCACGTGGAACCCGCGCTGGCGGAAGCCGCCGTTGGTGATCGCGTGCAGTTCGAACGACTTGGGTACTACGTCGTCGATCCCGATTCGACTGATGGCGAGATCATCTTCAACCGCATTGTTCCGCTGCGTGATACTTGGGGAAAGATCGAAGCGAAGGGCAAGAAGTAG
- a CDS encoding carboxypeptidase M32 — MTTSSARTFVPEIFSETVQMSQTQMNQTTSDHASTFDALCQTFRDAAKLSTTADLLEWDERTGMPRGGAEYRAEQVAHLRGLVHTLQTAPVIEEQLASLADWDAASDPHSDIGATLKCLADDYRRQCKLPSDLVQRTASCCVRGQGQWDAARKADDYSMFQPVLDEMLALKRETGELLKTDDQTVYEALLDEFEPGAKAAALTKTFADLRTELVALISEIKESPRQVDTSLITQKFPIEAQRAFSHVLAEAIGFDFNRGRLDETSHPFCTTIGPSDCRILTRYEPNFLPTSIFGTLHEAGHGLYEQGMRDDWFGLPPGSYASLGIHESQSRMWENLVGRTLPFWEHFTPQIQTHFPSELGQATAAELHRCFNSVSPSLIRVEADEATYNLHIIVRFELEQALISGELSTDDLPVAWADAYEQVIGVRPPSAADGVLQDVHWSAGLIGYFPTYTLGNLAAAQLYDAAKHSLGDIDSMVREGNFAPLRNWLVENVHQIGRTRTADELVEQASGKPLSAEPLIQSLRTRYSQVYDLN, encoded by the coding sequence ATGACAACGTCCTCGGCACGTACCTTTGTGCCGGAGATTTTTTCGGAAACCGTTCAAATGAGCCAAACGCAGATGAACCAGACGACGAGCGACCACGCATCCACCTTCGACGCCCTCTGCCAAACCTTTCGCGATGCGGCAAAGCTTTCCACCACCGCCGATTTGCTCGAATGGGATGAACGCACCGGAATGCCACGTGGCGGAGCGGAGTACCGCGCCGAACAGGTCGCTCATCTACGCGGGTTGGTGCACACCCTGCAAACAGCTCCGGTCATCGAAGAACAACTCGCATCCCTGGCGGACTGGGACGCCGCATCGGATCCGCACAGCGACATCGGAGCGACGCTGAAGTGCCTTGCTGACGATTACCGCCGACAATGCAAACTGCCCAGCGACTTAGTCCAGCGCACCGCATCTTGTTGCGTTCGTGGTCAAGGCCAATGGGATGCCGCTCGGAAAGCGGACGACTATTCCATGTTCCAACCCGTGCTGGACGAGATGCTTGCCCTCAAACGGGAAACGGGCGAGCTTCTGAAGACCGATGACCAAACGGTCTACGAAGCCTTGTTGGATGAATTCGAACCCGGCGCGAAAGCGGCCGCTCTTACAAAAACGTTTGCTGACTTGCGAACCGAACTGGTGGCTTTGATCAGTGAGATCAAAGAATCCCCGCGACAAGTCGACACGTCGCTGATCACGCAAAAATTTCCAATCGAAGCACAGCGAGCGTTCTCGCACGTGCTCGCAGAAGCGATCGGCTTTGATTTCAACCGAGGTCGGTTGGATGAAACTTCGCATCCATTTTGCACAACCATCGGTCCCTCCGACTGCCGAATTCTGACTCGCTACGAACCCAATTTTCTTCCGACCAGCATCTTTGGAACGCTGCATGAGGCGGGCCACGGATTGTACGAACAAGGCATGCGAGACGACTGGTTCGGGTTGCCACCGGGAAGCTATGCGTCATTGGGAATCCACGAATCGCAATCGCGAATGTGGGAAAATCTCGTCGGTCGGACGCTGCCGTTCTGGGAACACTTCACCCCGCAGATCCAAACGCATTTCCCGTCTGAATTGGGCCAAGCCACTGCTGCGGAATTGCATCGTTGTTTCAACTCCGTCTCACCATCGCTGATTCGCGTCGAAGCGGACGAAGCCACTTACAACCTGCACATCATCGTGCGATTTGAATTGGAACAAGCCCTGATCAGTGGCGAGCTCTCCACCGATGATCTGCCGGTTGCCTGGGCGGATGCTTACGAACAAGTCATCGGAGTGCGCCCACCGTCGGCCGCCGATGGTGTGCTGCAAGACGTTCACTGGAGTGCGGGCCTGATCGGATACTTCCCGACTTACACGCTGGGCAACTTGGCTGCGGCCCAGTTGTACGATGCGGCCAAGCATTCCCTTGGCGACATCGATTCGATGGTTCGCGAAGGGAACTTCGCACCGCTGCGAAACTGGTTGGTCGAGAACGTTCACCAGATCGGCCGCACACGAACCGCCGATGAACTGGTCGAACAAGCCAGCGGCAAACCACTCTCAGCCGAACCGCTGATCCAAAGCCTGCGAACCCGCTACAGCCAAGTCTACGATCTCAACTAA
- the hisD gene encoding histidinol dehydrogenase → MFRIVAVPEFSIQTVDARDPSSSEAAETLAALREKLSPRGDLVSPRGRELTLKVFGKALSPIEVVETICKDVQSQGTEALLRYTKSLDGAELTADTLRVPEEDLKAAHAVADPKLIETIGRIRDNIATFQSAILHRDVTITPRPGVSLTQRYVPIPRVGICVPGGAAAYPSTVMMTAIPAQVAGVDEIAVVAPPTPFGAYNTDMLATCHELGIKEVYRCGGAQAVAAMAYGCDALPAVDKIVGPGNLFVALAKKHVFGTVDIDSFAGPSEVIVIADESANAAFVASDLLAQAEHSPGSAILITWDESLLTSVQAELSRQLGELERGDLARDALSDFGALVLARDADHACELTDSFAPEHLQIETREPESLIAKIRHSGAAFLGHHTPVALGDYAAGPSHVLPTGGTCRWAAGLSANSFLRSGSVTQFDQSALSAIAQDVITVAEKEGLTAHARSISIRTE, encoded by the coding sequence TTGTTCCGCATCGTTGCCGTGCCTGAATTTTCCATCCAAACCGTTGACGCTCGCGATCCCTCTTCGAGCGAAGCTGCGGAAACTCTGGCGGCGTTGCGAGAAAAGTTGAGTCCTCGTGGGGACTTGGTCAGTCCGCGAGGTCGTGAGTTGACTTTGAAAGTGTTCGGCAAAGCTCTGTCGCCGATCGAAGTCGTGGAAACTATTTGCAAGGATGTTCAATCGCAGGGCACCGAGGCACTGCTGCGGTACACCAAGTCGCTCGACGGGGCGGAGTTAACGGCCGACACGTTGCGAGTTCCGGAAGAAGATTTGAAGGCCGCCCACGCCGTGGCGGACCCGAAGCTGATCGAAACGATCGGCCGAATTCGCGACAACATCGCCACGTTCCAGTCCGCGATTTTGCACCGCGATGTCACGATCACGCCGCGGCCAGGAGTCTCACTGACGCAGCGATATGTGCCGATTCCTCGCGTGGGAATCTGCGTTCCCGGTGGTGCGGCGGCTTATCCGTCAACGGTGATGATGACGGCGATTCCGGCTCAGGTTGCTGGTGTCGATGAGATCGCGGTGGTCGCTCCTCCGACCCCATTTGGTGCTTACAACACGGATATGCTGGCGACTTGTCATGAACTGGGGATCAAGGAAGTCTATCGGTGCGGAGGAGCCCAGGCAGTCGCTGCGATGGCGTACGGATGCGACGCCTTGCCGGCTGTCGACAAAATCGTCGGCCCCGGAAACTTGTTTGTCGCACTGGCGAAGAAGCATGTGTTTGGCACCGTTGACATCGATTCGTTTGCAGGCCCCAGCGAAGTGATCGTGATTGCGGATGAGTCCGCCAACGCAGCATTTGTTGCGTCGGATTTGTTGGCCCAAGCCGAACACTCTCCCGGCTCAGCGATTTTGATCACTTGGGATGAGTCATTGCTGACGAGCGTTCAGGCAGAATTGTCGCGGCAGCTCGGCGAACTGGAGCGTGGCGATTTGGCTCGCGATGCGTTGTCAGATTTCGGAGCCTTGGTGTTGGCTCGTGATGCCGATCACGCTTGCGAATTGACCGACTCGTTTGCACCGGAACACTTGCAAATCGAAACTCGCGAGCCGGAATCGTTGATCGCGAAGATTCGGCACAGCGGAGCTGCGTTTTTGGGGCACCATACTCCGGTCGCGTTGGGGGACTACGCCGCCGGGCCCAGTCACGTTTTGCCGACGGGGGGCACGTGCCGATGGGCCGCAGGGTTGTCAGCGAACAGCTTTCTGCGGTCTGGCAGTGTGACTCAGTTCGATCAATCGGCTTTGTCGGCAATCGCTCAGGATGTGATCACGGTGGCGGAGAAAGAGGGCCTGACCGCCCACGCCCGCAGCATCTCGATCCGAACGGAATGA